A single genomic interval of Candidatus Brocadia sp. harbors:
- the amrS gene encoding AmmeMemoRadiSam system radical SAM enzyme, producing the protein MITRRLLLKAGVLGACSLCLGNTLEAWAEDVYTPEALKDINQGFPVKAAMHYKKLEDLRVECELCPRKCTIADMERGYCGVRENRGGTYYTLVHSRVCALNVDPIEKKPLFHYLPGTKAYSLATAGCNVECKFCQNWQISQYRPEQIESIKLTPEDVVKDAGMNGSKTIAFTYSEPVVFYEYMYDTARLGNEHGLKSVMISNGYIQEKPLTELCRHLGAVKIDLKGFTEKFYQETCTGELKPVLNTLVTLKKIGIWFEIVMLVIPTLNDSEKEMKEMCVWVKENLGPDVPVHFTRFHPTYKIKNLPPTPVKTLERARKIAIDTGLHFPYVGNVPGHEGENTYCPHCRDILIKRAGFSILENRLKDNKCKNCDQFIPGVWV; encoded by the coding sequence CTATACCCCTGAAGCGCTTAAAGACATAAACCAGGGGTTCCCGGTAAAGGCAGCCATGCATTACAAGAAACTGGAAGATCTCAGGGTGGAATGTGAACTTTGTCCCCGGAAATGCACCATTGCTGATATGGAACGTGGCTACTGTGGTGTACGGGAAAATCGCGGCGGTACGTACTACACCCTGGTGCATTCACGTGTCTGCGCCCTGAATGTGGACCCCATCGAAAAGAAACCCCTGTTCCACTATTTACCTGGTACAAAGGCTTATTCTCTGGCGACAGCGGGATGTAACGTTGAGTGCAAATTCTGCCAGAACTGGCAGATCTCTCAATATCGGCCCGAGCAGATAGAAAGCATTAAACTAACGCCCGAGGATGTGGTAAAAGACGCTGGTATGAATGGCAGCAAAACGATCGCCTTCACCTATTCAGAACCCGTGGTCTTTTACGAATACATGTATGATACGGCCCGATTAGGCAATGAGCACGGCTTGAAAAGCGTAATGATATCAAACGGTTACATTCAGGAAAAACCTTTAACAGAGTTGTGCCGTCACCTGGGTGCAGTGAAGATTGACTTGAAAGGTTTTACTGAAAAATTTTACCAGGAGACCTGCACCGGTGAGTTGAAACCCGTTTTAAATACCTTGGTGACGTTGAAGAAGATTGGTATATGGTTTGAGATTGTTATGCTTGTAATACCAACACTCAATGATAGTGAAAAGGAAATGAAGGAAATGTGTGTCTGGGTTAAGGAGAATCTTGGACCAGATGTACCTGTCCATTTTACCCGCTTTCATCCAACTTACAAGATTAAGAATCTACCGCCAACACCGGTGAAGACACTGGAAAGGGCGAGAAAAATTGCCATCGATACGGGTCTTCACTTCCCCTACGTGGGCAATGTGCCAGGACACGAAGGGGAAAACACCTACTGTCCACACTGCCGGGATATCCTTATCAAACGGGCTGGTTTCTCTATATTGGAAAACCGACTTAAAGATAATAAATGCAAAAATTGTGATCAATTCATACCAGGGGTATGGGTTTGA
- a CDS encoding MOSC domain-containing protein — translation MKEARILSIQVGLPKTLSGTGTTESTKKSWTTGIFKTAVCGSVWLDKLNLAGDAQADLSVHGGSHKAVNVYPSEHYSYWKQEFNIQDMSYGAFGENFTTCDLPEDEVCIGDVFRVGDALVQVSQPRQPCWKIEQRWGVRDLVMHMKRTGKTGWYFRVLQEGYVEAGNTFVLRERPFPQWTVATAYAIMRNRRTDITAAQALAQCPALSPRWQQNLISPK, via the coding sequence ATGAAAGAAGCAAGAATCCTCTCAATTCAGGTTGGCCTTCCCAAAACGCTCAGTGGAACCGGGACAACCGAATCGACTAAAAAATCCTGGACGACAGGCATCTTCAAGACGGCAGTTTGCGGTTCTGTATGGCTGGACAAACTCAACCTTGCCGGAGACGCACAGGCAGACTTATCAGTCCACGGCGGTTCACACAAGGCGGTTAATGTGTATCCATCCGAGCATTACTCTTACTGGAAGCAGGAATTCAATATACAGGATATGTCGTACGGTGCCTTCGGTGAAAATTTTACGACCTGCGATTTACCCGAAGACGAGGTTTGCATCGGCGATGTGTTTAGAGTCGGTGATGCCCTTGTGCAGGTTTCACAACCCCGGCAACCCTGCTGGAAAATAGAACAGAGGTGGGGTGTCAGGGATCTGGTTATGCATATGAAACGGACAGGAAAGACTGGCTGGTATTTTCGTGTCTTGCAGGAGGGATACGTGGAAGCCGGAAACACCTTCGTCCTTAGAGAGCGGCCTTTCCCGCAATGGACCGTTGCCACGGCATACGCAATCATGCGCAATCGCAGAACTGATATTACGGCAGCACAGGCATTAGCCCAATGTCCGGCACTTTCTCCACGGTGGCAGCAAAACTTAATCTCTCCGAAATAA